GGAATTGATTTACATTGATGTAGATTATTTACTCACTAATTTACTGAGTACCAACAAGATGGAAAgtggagagagacagagagcgagagagaaagagataccTGGCGGCGCGGAAGATGGCTGGCTATGCGGTGGTGCTGAGCTGCACGGATGGGGGGTCTGGGGGGCTTGGGTCTCGGAGGTTTGGGAAAGAGGGGGAGGGGAAAAATGAAgcgaaaaaaatttaaatcccCATGTTTCTACTAGCCCTCTTCCGACAATTGGGCGTAGAATAGAATCGAGGAGCCCATTCAATAGTGTACATTTTTattgttgagtattttttttatatattttttaaatatttttaaaaaataaaaatatatatatatcaatatatttaaaattactttcttaatcactaagtaacaaaaaaaaaaatttgatcagCGATTAAATGGAACGATCAAAGTAAAGAGgtaaagtagttttttcttaaattataatgtttattaatgaaaattttctatttcatcattttcacacattatatttttttaattaattttttattttttaatcttatcaaatatataatatatagatgatgattagaagaatttaaaaagtttaagaaaaataaaataaaaaataattttaaaaaatatatatatagtgtgtagTGTGTGAAGCATCAAAAGTGATGAGTAGCAAGAGAGCTATTACGTACAGGCCCCTTGTTGGGACTCATTTGCAGTCCTATCATTGAATTGACTAAATTGCCctaatttctatttttgaatGGACTAAATTGCCTCCGTTTCCAAAACTCCCAGGCGATACATGCAAGAACCCATCTCGTGGTGCACCCCCATAAAGCAGGATTTCAACTACGTTGCCTTCGTTTTCATCCAAAGGAAGCAAGACCGACGGGCCCGAGCTCAGATAGTTACGAGGATCACCGCCGGGGTTTGAGGGAACTCTTTCACCACACGGTTTTGTTTGTAGTCAAATAATACCGATCGTGTATTAGCGAAAATGAACATGTTTCTGTTCAATAAAAGGTGCAAAAATGGGTACAAATTGTTTTCATATTAGTCCATTGTTTCAACTagaaaattaaaccaaaaattcATAGTTTAATTGTCTTCCGATATTCATGTTCTCTATGCTTTATGGGTTCtcaaaagttaacaaaaaaatggcaaaccaaAATTTTGCGAATAATATCTCACAATCGATACTGAATTTGtggaaggaaaaacaaataagatacACAGAAAGGGAGCcgcaattaattaattgtttcaatctaatttctttttcctttatttcttcTGCTTGAAACTTGGACCCATCTATCTTCTCCTTCAGTTGGTCAATAGGAATGCTTACGGGATTCAAATTTGACTGGGAGTCTAGTGCATCCAACATCATATTTGATAAATCACTATTTCCATTAGCATCATCTCCACTAACATTGTCATCATCATCGTCGTCGTTCAAAACCTAATATGTAGGAAGAAAGATGAAAGTCATTAGTCCAAATATTTTTAGTTCAAACTCTAAAAGACAGAACCTTATAAAATACGTTATCATTGATTCGAGGCTTCGAGATTATGAGATGTCTGGATCAATTGGACAACGGCAAACTGGTGACGACGAAGGAAGACAGATTCAGAGGCGTTGGTGCTTAGGGATTAGAGAGCTTTCCTTCCCCACAAGAGCCTTCCTTCAAAGCCTTATTGTTTCTATCGTTTGGCCCCCCACGCAGCAAGATAGCTATTCACTTAAACGAACCACTTCGTTTAAGTAAGATCTGCATACGCAGTCCCaaactgtaaatagaatttttctactaTCAAAGACTTTCAAAATccttaatatttattatcttaactATTTTGATTGATATGATCCTTtgtaaatgatttataaatcaatatttaaataaaaagttacaaagtttatcaattttttttctcacccGCACATTTGCTCCTGCGATTTAACCGAGTCTGTCTTCAGCTACAAATCTGACAATCTTTActttcattacatatttttgcaataaataaataggagaaaaactagagaaattaatattgttttttttttaatttttttggcaCCATTTGCTCGTGCAAACGGGAGCAACAATCAGCTGCAAAAAATGTACAACATGTCAGCATCTTTTAAAGTCTTTCCTTCACAACTGTTCTATACAGATTCTTGCTGTTCCGAATCAGTACTAGCGTCTCTTCGTGCACAGGCCTTCGATGAGCTGGGAGGCTAAAATTACATCTCCGGGGCTTGCATCTCGCTATCTTCACAGTACTCACCAAACATTTATCGTCGCACTGTGGCAGACACGACAGGATCAAACAAACACGTTACTGAGGATAATCACGTACATTAATGATTTGTATGGTCACACGCTTCTTTACTACAAGTGTTCTGTACATTCAAAGCAAAGGCAGCTAAAAAGCTATAATGTTgcctgtgtgtgtgtatatatataagcgaGTACCGTTGGTGGGTGAGTCGAGCAATTAAATATGCAGAATCTCTACTTGATCaaattataatgaataaaatagagGGATGACCATTGTGTGACTTACATCTGGAATGTCAAAGTCACCTTCTCTTGCATCACACAAATCCAATGACAACTTCCTAAGCATTGGCAACTGTACCCATGACACAATGCAACAAAATCTGATATTAGCCGTTAAACTTTATTTCTCTGATAAAAACCGAACAACAGAAGAGAACGTCGAACTgtgtttataattaattaccttCGAAGCAGCATAAAAAATGAAGTTCTTCTGTATCCCAGGGCCCTGAATAGTGTTGGTTAAGTCCAGCCCAGCAAATAACCAGCATCGGGTCGGTTATATATGTCAACAAGTTCACAGAAAGAAATTAGAATCCAAATAATCAAACAGTACAtgtttatttatctatttttttgataagttttatCTATTTCCTCCTACTTGAGGCAAGAAAAAACAGATTGACACAATCAGACATAAGAAACATAAAGCTCCAACTACAACTCATGAGAATTATCACATTAAAATTATGCACACGAGTGGTACCCCAATGAAGTCTGTCTGTGTCTCAGATTTGAATAATTACAGcgtcatttttgtatattatctAGTCAGAACTGTATTTATCAGATCTGTGTCCAGAAGACTCACATTATGGTGCAGCAAGAGATCTTCAAGAGCTGTGCAATCGAGAAGAGAAGAAATCCCATTTTCCGTCACTTTTCCACATTCCTAAATGACAGCGTCATTACAAACACATGAGCACTAAAGCGGCAGAAACCTCATGTACACTTTCACAGTTAAAAAatactgaaaacaaacaaaagtatatttttttaaaagaagagggACAGAACCCCCaaaacaaaccaaaccaaagctttttctttttttgataagtaaaaataaacacataagtAACATCACCTATTGAAGCAGTCAGAGCAAATGGGTTAACCAACATGCATGCTAAATGATTGTGCagcaacaaaataatatatatatatatgtatgtataataacttatcaaaaaatataactCAAAATGTTGACTTTATTAGAGATGcaaatgattgggaagtgaatgtTGTTTCAGATTTTCTAGGaagaatttaaaactcaaaagtgATGAAGGGGAGGGAGGACAGACTATTGTGGGATCATGCtggaaatttcagattttcagtcagttctttttataaggtgcTTAATTGTCATTCTAGCAGGTATCTTGCATTAacctagaatgtatttaggtgttcttatgtatacttcctgtgtacacaGGCTATACCTATTgcattcatataaataaaatctacttattagttatcaaaaaaaaaaaaattgtcattctGGCTATATATTCCCTTGGAAAAGCATTTAGAGAGTGAAGGTATCTACTAAGGTGGCATTCTTCAGTTGGGTGGTTGCTCTAGAGAAAGTATTGACCAAGGATAACCTTAGAAAATGTGGTTTGTGTGTAgttgattggtgtgtcatgtgcaagaaggatggtgaatctgtaaatcatctttttttatattgtgaggtggcaaagtctttgtggaatgaggttatTGGTCGGACAGGTTtatattgggtgatgcctaaggaaATTGTGGATCTCCTTGCATGTTGGCGTGGTTTTGAGGCAAGGAAATGTGCTGCTGCCAGATGGAGAATGATTCTTTTGTGTTTAATGCGGTGtttatggttggaaaggaatttgagatgttttgaagacagagcgttcttttgaagatcttcgttattttttcttttctacttttgagtttgtgggctagGATTTTTGTAAGGAATGATGATAATGTACTGAATCTGTTTATGTAGTAGTTTCCTGCTTTCTAGTgtgtagtaggtatttcctttatatacttcctgtgtacttgggctgtgcctattcttcgtaataaaattcttattaattatcaaaaaaaaaaaaatatatatatatatatataagtaaagaaaaaagggtAGAGGGTGGCAAAGATCATCTTTCTTTAACAGAACAAGCATCTTTGTTAGGAGCACTAACACCATATATGTGTGAGCTTTATTCGAGACTCTCTCGGGCTATAGAGACCAACTTTTCTATCTTGTCttccttattttttgtttacgtgtttttttttttttttgcttcgtCAACTCAACTCAAGAAGACGAAGGAGACAAAAAGTGCTCTTGGAGCTTTAGTCACCACTTGCCTCCTTCAGAAGCACCCTAAAAGCATTCTAGTAGAATCTGTATCAAATTCCAGCTTACTAAACAGGGGGATCCAGTATTCATCCATGAGAAAAGAGATAATGGCGAACCTCTAGATGGATAGAAGTCAAGCCAGGCCATCCATGTGAGATGATTTGTTGAGAATCTGAGATGAAGAACAAATGGAGGTACAATAACATATTAATTACTGCCCAGCACTTAAAAAGAATATGGCCATTATTTGAAACCTGCTAAAACGAGACACTAATCATGGCAAGTCATAGAGAAAAGGGATTATCTACTATGCAGCTGTCCAAAGAATCAAGTAATGATGGGTCCCATTGGCTTCTTGTTAATCATAAAACTATATTTAGAAGTTTTATCATGATTCAAGGGGACACAAGTATGCAAGCTAATTATGCAGTATGATGTAAATTATATACTTCCCGAATAATAATCTCTGACCTGAACCGAGAAGCTTACATCCTAGCAATGAAAGCTCAACTAAGTTTGCACAAGTCTGAGTCAGAATAATCAAATCATTGTTGGTCATCCAAGGGGTTACTCTTTCAAGCCTCAGTTTCCTCAGATTTGGCGTAGAAAAGTTGAAGCTTAACATAGAAATATCACCAAAGCAATAGCACAAAGCCAACACTCGCAAATTTCTCAAGGATGTCATCATGTTTGTAACAACAGTGTCAGATACGACCTGTAGAGAAAGCAGATCCTTACGTAACAACTGTAATTTTTAAGTCTGTTTCAATTagcaagaaatgaaaataatatgcCACTTGATAAGGGCAGGTCATCTGAATCAGTCATGAGAGGTCATCAGATAATCTATTTATGCAAGATCAAGgaaagtttgtttgtttgtgaaaagttaaaataaaaaggtgAAAGAATCTCAAGTTTTTAGGTGATTAAGAATCTCAAGTTTTTTCAAACCATTAATACCTGGAAATGAAGAATTAGTGACTCTAGCATAGGACAAGTTGCAGATAGCTGTTGCAGCACATCTTCACCTAACGATCCGCCTAAACCCACAGTTATCGACCTTAATGACTTTATCGCTGGTTGGAGAGCTTCAACGGAAAAGCAAGAAAATCCCCATCCTAGTGCCACTTCCTCCAATTTGCATTTCTTGCCCAACTCAAGATACAGTTCTTTACATGTATACGAGGAAGAAAATTCCCCCTCTGAGGTGTTAGTTTCCTGCTGCAACATATTTCTGCAACCCCTTGCTCTCAAGTGCTTTAAACCAGGATTTCCATGGACTATCTGAGCTAATGCAGCTCCAGAAACCTGCAATTTTACGAGAACAATATGCATGTGTCAGGAAAAACTGCATTCTCAGAAATCAGTACATCACCACCATGGATGCAACAGCAAGaacaaagaaaccaaaaaagatGCAGTCCTTCTATCTGATTAACTGCGTCTTCTGCTAAATTTGTCCCACTTGAAGTTGtcaatcaaaaataaattgtctCACTTGAAGTCATAGCTCAGAATTATCTGCATGCTGTAAGTTGCACTAGTTTCGTATTTAAACTAgccaatatttgaaaattttaagatcATTGATAATGTAACTTCTTCACATAGGGACACAGAGATGATACTTTCATTACATCTtccatagaaaaaaaattccagtTTCCATAAGTCTGATTACTAACCATGGTATTAGAAACATCAAGCATCTCCAAGGAAAAACCTGAGAAACAATGCAGAATTTCATCATTAAGGTGAGTGTCCCGCAAGCAAAGACTCGTTAGAGTTTGTGTTTGAGACAGAAGCTCTCGAAAAGATGTTTCGTCGACACCTGAAATAGAAAGTACATGTTCATACATACGCGCGCGCATACACAGTCATTTAGATATATTGTCCCAAGTACATCTTTCAGCATCATAAATCCTAAATTACTTTCTTCAAACCAAATATGAAACTACTTTAACGGAACTTAGATTGCCCTAATCCCAATTGACTCGACTGTTTACTCCTACCATCTAAACATTTATAGTTTCTAAGGTCCCACCTATAATTAATTACGTTTTTCCTGAAGTGATTTTTTTACATAAGAGGCACCTCAAGATTTTGAAGAGAGCACATAGAATGAGGGTCAATGCCCCAAGAAAAGACATCACAGTCCATGATATAACAGAAGTTGTTTTGAAGGCATAAAAGGTGCAAATCCAGTACACAGGACATATCCAAGAGAGACACCTACCTAGAAGgagaaaaagatacaagaaaaccATCAAAGTACACAAGATTACTCGAAAAGGAATTCTGGTAAGGAAAACAGCATCATTGCTTGGAAGGAAAACAACGTCATTGCTTGGAAAGAAGTGGCCCTATTTGATGTGGAGAATTTGGTTGCAGAGGAATAGGAGTTTGAAGGCAAGGAGCAATCCATGGGAGAGCAAAACTTGGTTTTCTCTAGGAATTATATTATTCAGTTTCAAGgaatctctcctctctctctctctctctctctctctctcccagtTTTCCTGATCTTTTTTGAGGAGTTCCAATGGTGAACTTCCTGTTCAGGATGCACCCTcttgaaaaagatttttttgaaaaacttttacaataaaaaagttcaacagttccatttcaaaaaaaaaaggttcaataGAGAGAGTAACGTGAAAGAAATAAAACTCACCCTTGCAGCCACCCATATGCAGTTTTTGAAGACTAAATGCCAAAGATTTATGCTTCCGTCCAAAATGGGCAACCGGAAAGCCACCATGATTAGTCACACCAGAACACAGAGAAAGAACTGAATTTACCCCAAAAGAAGTATCACAGACTACAATTGAATGCAGTTTCATACATTTGCGAAGAAGATTTGATATGCCAACATCTGTCACTGATATACACCCTTGAATGTTCAGCTCGTGCAAGGAAGAACAGAATTTTGAAATATACTGGAGATCCAAATCTACATGTTAAAGGGAATGGTAATTATCGGTTTGtatgcaaaaataattttaacaataCGTAAAATAAAAACAGCAACAAATAGAACATCAAGGGGTAGCACAATATACAGGGGACCACATCTGATAAAGTGGAGGCAGTGGTTTGAATCTTTTAATTCCCCTCCCCCCGGGGCCCGGCTCATTCAACAAACATCACAATAATAACTAGCGCACAGTCGTCGATGTACAATATGCACATCCATACAATAGCAGGAACTTTCACACCAGACACATCCAAGGTGGTACAAAATCCATCTACTAGTTGATATTTACAGGCTTAAAAATATTACCGAGTTTTTTTATCATGTTGTGGCGTATTATATCCCACCAATTCCCCATACTGCTAGATAAACACAATACCTTTATGGAACAAAGCTAGATTTTGCCAAGTTTGTCTGATGAACACTCCCCGTGTACTTGGGTGTTATGTTTTTTATCACTAACAAAAGTTatcttatgaataaaaaaaggcTAGATTTCATAAATCGTGAATTCCACCCATCAAACCTAAGGTGCAAACCATGTAAAGAATTGGCATGCAGCTACTAACCATGTAACCAAAGTGCAAAATGGAAACTATCTCACCACAGATATCACTTCGACCCTCCAATGTGAGCTTTGTGATATTTGGCAATGATAATCCAGACTTTTTTAATGACATAACATCAGCAGGATCATCGCCAACACTGAGGGACTTGTTTGATAGTGGTGATGTTATAGCTAGACTTGAGGATACAACCGACACTTGTGCTGGTATAAGAGGACTAATATCCATGGTTAAGTCAACTTCACGGAGCAGAGGGCACTTGTGCACCAATTGATGCAAAGCAGTTGTCTTGAAGTTCAAAAGATAAGCTGCTTTCAGTGTTCTTAGAGAAGGAAATGACTTGCTTATACATGTAATGGCAGCTTCAAGATGTAGCCTTGGGCACTTGGAAATATCTATCTCCTGTACTGCTTCAAAGGATAGCATTGGCAGCAAACCCTGTGGAATTGGACTTTGATCTCTCTCTCGACGCTCAAGgctaattaaaatttgtttaatacTCTTTCTTAAGGTGGGGTCCATGCTATATGATAAAGGAAGCACCGACAGGAGAAGAGTGGCTAATGTTATCTGTGGACAACCTGCAAGGTTCACCTTCTGCACAGAGAGGAAATATTTAAGTAATACAAACATGAAGAATGTGTCAGAGACATGGAAGTTGAGCATCTGGACCCTAATTAAGGCAGCCAAAATGGCACTGCTCATCAACTTAATGACATATATTACAGATATCGGAAAACTAAAAGTGGAAAGAGTCTGAAAGGTTCAGCTTCTGCACAGAGAGGCATCAACCAAACTGCATATTATACCCATCCAAATCTTATCCAAATCATAGTGGCAAGAGTAAAGCTTATGAATATTTACTTATTACATCAGtttgttaagaaaaataaaatgattcttTTTCATTGAATCTGCTCAATTTCTGATTTTAAGAAATAGTGTTTATGGAGAGAACACACTATAACTTATTGGTTGGGTTGAGAAAATATACGCTAATAGACAAATAGCAATGAGTCTTCGAGTGTTTTACAAGAAAGTCAACATATCCCAAAAAGTTGTTGCATGGGTTCCAACTCC
This genomic interval from Juglans regia cultivar Chandler chromosome 3, Walnut 2.0, whole genome shotgun sequence contains the following:
- the LOC109005341 gene encoding BTB/POZ domain-containing protein FBL11 isoform X5, which translates into the protein MASSSDDDFVILICSNPNPIEAKTPHEEIHISTTDILSWDLPTILSYPTVKVHACRNRLIEKSSYFQGLLCGSFSESCLDSTSIQWNLEIFVHVLKCIYGCPLHFTSKNFVPLFEGALYFGVETLISKCKTWFSEVSSPKGSGSLQIELDDLIHIWIFGLEFANEFLPELCAGYLARNFMWAMTSKVFGDVPYNLLLSCLDHPYLTVDSEMHLSEALLVWLNANSKQLENFSRTGENCRGIFRHVRIGLLPLWFAAGKRSSCYFSKVFEESIDLIYRLVDAPPITSMNVLEHADLHHLKIRLTEYSKKVNLAGCPQITLATLLLSVLPLSYSMDPTLRKSIKQILISLERRERDQSPIPQGLLPMLSFEAVQEIDISKCPRLHLEAAITCISKSFPSLRTLKAAYLLNFKTTALHQLVHKCPLLREVDLTMDISPLIPAQVSVVSSSLAITSPLSNKSLSVGDDPADVMSLKKSGLSLPNITKLTLEGRSDICDLDLQYISKFCSSLHELNIQGCISVTDVGISNLLRKCMKLHSIVVCDTSFGVNSVLSLCSGVTNHGGFPVAHFGRKHKSLAFSLQKLHMGGCKGVDETSFRELLSQTQTLTSLCLRDTHLNDEILHCFSGFSLEMLDVSNTMVSGAALAQIVHGNPGLKHLRARGCRNMLQQETNTSEGEFSSSYTCKELYLELGKKCKLEEVALGWGFSCFSVEALQPAIKSLRSITVGLGGSLGEDVLQQLSATCPMLESLILHFQVVSDTVVTNMMTSLRNLRVLALCYCFGDISMLSFNFSTPNLRKLRLERVTPWMTNNDLIILTQTCANLVELSLLGCKLLGSDSQQIISHGWPGLTSIHLEECGKVTENGISSLLDCTALEDLLLHHNVICWAGLNQHYSGPWDTEELHFLCCFEVANA
- the LOC109005341 gene encoding BTB/POZ domain-containing protein FBL11 isoform X6, with amino-acid sequence MASSSDDDFVILICSNPNPIEAKTPHEEIHISTTDILSWDLPTILSYPTVKVHACRNRLIEKSSYFQGLLCGSFSESCLDSTSIQWNLEIFVHVLKCIYGCPLHFTSKNFVPLFEGALYFGVETLISKCKTWFSEVSSPKGSGSLQIELDDLIHIWIFGLEFANEFLPELCAGYLARNFMWAMTSKVFGDVPYNLLLSCLDHPYLTVDSEMHLSEALLVWLNANSKQLENFSRTGENCRGIFRHVRIGLLPLWFAAGKRSSCYFSKVFEESIDLIYRLVDAPPITSMNVLEHADLHHLKIRLTEYSKKVNLAGCPQITLATLLLSVLPLSYSMDPTLRKSIKQILISLERRERDQSPIPQGLLPMLSFEAVQEIDISKCPRLHLEAAITCISKSFPSLRTLKAAYLLNFKTTALHQLVHKCPLLREVDLTMDISPLIPAQVSVVSSSLAITSPLSNKSLSVGDDPADVMSLKKSGLSLPNITKLTLEGRSDICDLDLQYISKFCSSLHELNIQGCISVTDVGISNLLRKCMKLHSIVVCDTSFGVNSVLSLCSGVTNHGGFPVAHFGRKHKSLAFSLQKLHMGGCKGVDETSFRELLSQTQTLTSLCLRDTHLNDEILHCFSGFSLEMLDVSNTMVSGAALAQIVHGNPGLKHLRARGCRNMLQQETNTSEGEFSSSYTCKELYLELGKKCKLEEVALGWGFSCFSVEALQPAIKSLRSITVGLGGSLGEDVLQQLSATCPMLESLILHFQVVSDTVVTNMMTSLRNLRVLALCYCFGDISMLSFNFSTPNLRKLRLERVTPWMTNNDLIILTQTCANLVELSLLGCKLLGSDSQQIISHGWPGLTSIHLEECGKVTENGISSLLDCTALEDLLLHHNGPGIQKNFIFYAASKILLHCVMGTVANA